The nucleotide window CTaacttttttattatattatcaaaGTACTAGCGCGCAACCTATACAAGGGCTTTGAAGGAAGCGgaagggaagaaaagaaaacaaagagggTCATTTCCTAATTCCCACGTCCCCACGATTCTCGATGAGTTGCTGGCCAAGAAAGTCATTGACCTTCCAGAGTCAAAGTGACCTAATAAAGCTGAGAAAGTCGATGGAAGAGGTCGGCCTTTGAGCCCGCATTGTAATGcgatcttgattttttttttgttataaaagAAATTCCAGGAGTTATATCTTATTTCCGAGGAGATATTTTATGTCCCTAGTCTAGGGACTTCTTATCAAGTAGCTTATTCGAACAATGTGAAACTGCAATTGCCCAGGAATCCAATGCACAAATCCTTTCACCATTTGTTTTTCCTCGAGATTGTGAGACTGCTCACCCTCAATAATCATATTATCCGCTCTGTTCATCGATTGAACATCTTTCTCTAATTAAGGAATTTCTATAGAGTGATATTATCTAAGACTGACTTTTTTTGTAATACCTAGAAATGTAAGTCTACTGCGACTCTAGCCCTGGTCTCCACGACCACAACGTGGAATTCTTACCCGCTTAATTACGACCACCTCATTGGTTTGTCAACTAAGATTTTCGTTGGAATTTATTAGTGGTTAAACAAACAAAGTCACTATTGTTgagaaaatcacaaaaaatggtcccttatactTGGGTTAGGTTCAAAATGATCTCTCAAATATAATCGTGAAAAATTTTGGATTGTTAAATTTgtcaaaagtgagcaattttttCCGTCAAATATTAACAAACTCTGCTTATTAATATCATATGATAAATCAGTCACAAAAAAACTTGAATTGAAAGGTTTGATTCTACATATGTTATGGGAACATCAGTCATAAAATTGGGTTTTTACAGTGACAAACATGTGTTCCATAgtgtgaaaataaaagaaaattggaaataagAACATAGGAAGATTTTCATGGTATGAATATTGGACCAGGTGGAGAAAAGTACTGAGGAAAGTTCCAAGTTGTGGTCCCCATTTCACTTCAGTCATCAttaatacattaaaaaatatgGGTGCCTCATGAATACTATCTGTTGACTTGTAACAACCAAGTATTGTTAGTCTTTCTTACATCATCAACTTTGTCAAGTACAATATCTTACATGCTTtgttaaattaaaaaacaaaaatccaAGGATGTCCTCCAAATTATTCTAACATACAATGTTGATAAACTTCAATATTCTCAGATTTCTTGTAGTACTATGTGGCAatatcttcttgattttcagCCAAAATGGCCAAGTTAACTCAGCTCCTCTAGCACATTTctgcccaaacacaacttcttATAGTCCCAACAGCACTTACAGCTCTAATCTCCATGCCCTTTTATCATCTTTGTCCTCTAATGCTTCGCGTAATGGATTTTACAACTCCCCAGCTAGTCGCACGGGGTCCGATATAGCTTATGGCTTGTTTTTATGCAGAGGAGATGTGTCACCTAATATTTGTCAAAATTGCGTGTCAACAGCTGGTAAAGAAATCTTGGAAACTTGTCCGAAAGAAAAAGTTGTTGTCATCTGGTACGACGAATGCTTGTTGCGTTACTCGAATCGATCCATCTTTGCCACAGAGGATCTATCAAGTGGATCCATTTAAATTGCTTATTTATTTACGTaaaaatataaaacttattcCTATCAATCATTATTTATCTATAATTAACGGTATTCGGGGGGATGCAATTTTTGTTGATTAAATTATCATATTTCACTCTAAACATAAAATTAGTAATTATAATTTATTAGGCATAATACAGTTATAAAATAACCCTAAAAACTTAAGTCATTACTCGGTCGATAAGTATGCCTCAATTTTGGATGTGCACAAGTaaacacctcaacttgtataaagttgaacacgtaaacacaaatgttgacatagcacataaattttggaggtgtctagatgatcattttttaAGTTGTTAAACGTAATAATTCAATTGACAAAGTggagacaagttgaggtgcACGTAAACAaatgtgcacacccaaagttggaagATGATCATTTTTTAAGTTGGAGTGTTCGAGCGGCAAAGTGGAGACAAGTTGCAGTTGGAAGGAAGCCAAGTTTGAGGGCTTGTTTATCCATTATGCCTATTTTTTATGTTCGGCGTAGCTTTTAAAGGTgcaatttttgttatttttcttgaatttcttgtgTCTATACATTTTTGATGTTGCAGTTTCTATGATTTGACACgactttcttgatatttttggtTAAATCTTCTTTTGTCCGCAGCTCTTACTAAATCCACCTGTCAGAGTTTGTTACATATTTGACCTTTCTGAAATTGAACTATTTCTTGCACTGTGGATGAATCAAGTGGAGTCATTTGGTCAATACGCAAAATGTTAGTGAACCGAAAAGGTTCTCGTCACTGCTCGGAAAAACGATGGATGAAATAGCAACTGTGGCTGCAAAGGAAAATGATCATTCGGGGAGAAAATTTGCTACTATAGAAGCCAATTTTTCATCACATGAGAAAGTTAATTCGCTTGCGCAATGCACTCCGGATCTGTCGGAGACTTCTTGTGATAATTGCTTGAGAGTTGCTATAGGGAATTTACCGAGTGATGGCAAGAAAGGCGGTAGAGTTATCTTCCCAAGCTGTAACATAAGGTACGAGATGTACCATTTCTACAACTCTACTGCTATCGCGCCACCACCTCCTCCACCAGTTCTCCATtctcctcttcctcctcctccgaTGTCCAATTCTACAAGCAGCGATAGAGGTAATTTCTTCACACATTGTTCTCTAATTGACTAGTCAAATCACTTGATTGAACTCAATTTCGGTTCGGAACAGGATAGTAAAGAAGGTGACTTGTTTTTAGTGAGTTCCCTTGGTTGGATAATAGTTTTGTTCTCAtaggttaatttttttaatctaataGGCAAGTATTGGCGAAGCCACAAACTTTGCTAAAGGTGTTCAAAATCTGATATATATCTATAAACCGTAATTGTTAATCTGTATACacaatattattttcttatgaaaagAGTTCAACTAACCACCCTTCAGTCTATGTAGCTATGCCATGGGCGAGTACCATTTATCCACTACTTTTTTTGAACAACGCATTTGTTATAAATTCATACACAAATATGTATTCAAAGGGAAAGCAGTGAATATGCTGAGGAACTGGATCCACAGTTAATTTCACGGATAGTCATCCAACTAGGGGTCTATTACAGCAAAATTATGAAACTAAATTTTGTAAACAAAAAATTACATCCCTATATTtggataaaatcaaaataacTAGAAAATATATTCCCACTTTAAGTTTAGTGTTTTTGAAAAACACATTGTTCAACTGATGCAAGAAAAGGGGGGATTTCATTGGAGTAATCAACACCGTAGATTGTTCAATTGTTATTTCAATTCTACTATTAACTTTTTGGTTTACGTTGGATAAGATGTAGAGCATCACAAGAATTCAATGGTGTAGAAGAGATAGTAGATCAGAAAAGTTCCATAGGCCGAACAATATCTGTGTTGAATAATTGGTAGAACCTATGAGTCCGCCCAAAACGATAAGGGACACCAGTCCTGAAGCTACGTTTTCATAGATAAAGATTTAAAGTAAATAAGGCAGGGATATTTAGGTGAAAAACTCCTCGCTCCAAGAGATTAAAAACCAAGACCTACCCCGAGTAGGATTTTCAACTTTACTAACCGAGCAATGTTTCGGTTACAAGGCTTTTTTTTACAACTTTAGGAATTAGACCACTTATCCCTCCCTCTACATAACTCTATCAAAACACactcttgactaactctagtcaAGCACCAAATTGATTCAACTAACTCTAGGTGAAC belongs to Lycium ferocissimum isolate CSIRO_LF1 unplaced genomic scaffold, AGI_CSIRO_Lferr_CH_V1 ctg12827, whole genome shotgun sequence and includes:
- the LOC132041995 gene encoding putative cysteine-rich receptor-like protein kinase 9 codes for the protein MLINFNILRFLVVLCGNIFLIFSQNGQVNSAPLAHFCPNTTSYSPNSTYSSNLHALLSSLSSNASRNGFYNSPASRTGSDIAYGLFLCRGDVSPNICQNCVSTAGKEILETCPKEKVVVIWYDECLLRYSNRSIFATEDLSSGSIWSHLVNTQNVSEPKRFSSLLGKTMDEIATVAAKENDHSGRKFATIEANFSSHEKVNSLAQCTPDLSETSCDNCLRVAIGNLPSDGKKGGRVIFPSCNIRYEMYHFYNSTAIAPPPPPPVLHSPLPPPPMSNSTSSDRGNFFTHCSLID